In the genome of Hevea brasiliensis isolate MT/VB/25A 57/8 chromosome 14, ASM3005281v1, whole genome shotgun sequence, the window acggacttgacgacaatcaccgtgggcgggcggaggaagaaggcatcagctcactgacaattacattacatttatttaacacaaatgactcaatacaaataaagaaaagaccaaatacgccctaagtcatgccgaaaatccgcagagtctccctatacctaggacctacccaactcaaaaagggctcaaaacacacttctatatccacaatccatatatccacaactcaatcacatcacacagcccatcctgggcccatcaaatcaatcattcatcacaatatggaaaaatttcaatttagtccttataattgatcatttttgcaaaaaattgcccaaacaagctctaaaaattataaaactttgccccgcggtccttagcaatattactaagctattgcaaaaataatcgtaattttctaagctaccacgaatattttatgaatttttaatcctatttaagcactagaaaattacgaaaaagcaaggttcgggtttacctttgccgattcgacTTGAACGCGCTCGATgcccgacaatggtggggtagccaaaacctcgatccaattcgagacttttccagtgGTCTGTTCGcctgaaattcacagatccgaacaactgtcgaatttccgcgaattgaggatacctacacgaagcccaataataatatataaaaaatcaggggtgttacagtcaaattagtatttttatagttattaaattgcttgtgaaaactctagttGAAGCAGTAATTTTTTAAGCATCCATTATAATATATCAAAACTTAGGAATGCATAAAATAAAGAGAATATATTCCTCAAATGGCACGCTGAACTTTtcctataaatttaaattttttcttgTTTTCTTATAATGCATATTTTAAAGGTATAAAGAGAAAAAGATTTTAGAGATTTCTTGTTACTTTCATACTGGGTTTTATTTCTTTCACCACTATCCTTtatacaataatttttttaattcttcatatattttgtgattaatgcatataaggtttttttttatagaaattgttATGTTATATTTGTTAATTTATGTCTATTTATTGTAAtaaataaacatataaatatttttttgaaattatttcTTAAAGTGAAAATTAATgaataatttcaaataaattaagAGTATtggaaatattttatatttacatttttattattagtgtagttttttattttaatttatattataaatataaatatttatatttcaatttatttttaaatatttcaatgttatataattataaaaatatttttgggaaaattttcaaataaattcaattaaatttacgttatattaaaaaaattaaaaagtacataatgtaaatagatgATATTGAACAAATATTATaatgtaattaatatattaattaaacacatattaaattagattaatatTGATCGAAGTATAATACGTAAGTTCCATGCAAATATAATACATATTTAAATAGTAAATTACTTTATCTAAATTATCCATAATGATGGCATATTTTTTTCTTCGTTATATTTAGtgcaataattaaattattttcatttatattaaatgtaataactaaattatttttttatatattctaATTATAATACAATTTATTGTACCTATaacagtaactatttatttattaaatatgttttatttttagtatattaaataaaaaagttaTATTCAACGATATAATAAATATAGcacataaattataattaaaattttgtatttataatttttatgtctcaataattaaaaaaaaatattaaatttattaaattaaatatatattttttcacaaaaatttatcgaAACTTTATATGCATGAcgctaaaaatttcaaattttaaatttaataagtcaCACTATATATTAATAAACatcaatttcatgtcattctgattttttattttgcaaaattttttaaaaattgacaTTTTTATCAAAAGTATGTTtatgtttatttcattttttttttaacttctcacaaacttaatatttcatatcatataaacattaaatttaatttttactaaTTACAATAGTTTAAATACCTAATACTAAATTTATCAATGAACTTGACTTGTATATAAcaaaattatcataattaaaatattaaataaatatatcataTTTATTTTTACAATATGTTTATTCATCGTACTATACATATTGCACTTGAAATCACTGctccattttgtgattttagtgTAAAAAAAAAGTCAAAATCTATTAATGTGATAGGGGATGAAACAAGatacaaaattattaatttaattgatgATTTTGAGAATAATATTATTCTATCACACTaacacaaaataataaaaattttatttcaaataacGATTTATTGTTAAAGTGTTGAAACATAAAATCGTTTTCTAAAGTAACGatttttattacattatattattttagtaaataatttaaaatttatattattttaataaaataattttaaaatcacattattttgatttttatccGTATAAGAACACTATCATAGTTAACGATTAAACTAAAaaactatatataaaaaaattaaaaaaaataaaagaaaaagagtgGTTGAGAGTGATTGAATGCGGCTGTAATTTGATTATCGATGAAGAGTCAAAATCTAAAGTTTAATTACACTATTGTATTTATTAAGGAAATTTAGtttagttattttaatttttttttatttaatttggtgtataagttttaatttaaatttattttagtttaaaaattaagaaaattaattttagaatattAAAAACTATTGCAATGACCAATGAATCGGAATTCCATTTTAGAATATATAAAATTTtgagtaaaaatatataaaaaattatatacttCTTGATATTTTGGTTTGTTTATGAATTGGAatggaattgaatttaattttttagatttttttttttatattttaacgtTTTAGTTCCACATgaagtttaatttttaaaataattttatataattattgtttaaattttaaaattaattattaaaaaatttaatataatatatattttagttattttttaattataatatatatataattaaagatttaatatattatataatatattaatatacttatatgaattaatttatttataattaaaaatattaaaaaaataaaaaataactatttATATTTTCTAATGCATGCGGTTCAGTGTACAGCTTTAATTGGCAGATCTTTTTTAAtagataaaaaatttattaaaaatattaaaaatataatattaatatcttattattattataagaaaatatttctgaaaattaaattttaatttttaaaattattttaataatttatttaggtTAAAATTAAATAAGCATCAAATCTTCATGTTTGGACAGACTCAAATGACAAATCTATAAGCCACTTATATTTTTGGAATGAAAACTCAGagttaaaaaaattgttttatttttccatttatttCATTTGTATTTTATGTTGTGAGTTTATTttagaataataataatttttaaataaaaatttaaattgttaaattaaaattttttaggaataaaaagaaaattgcATTTCAAGTTTGATTGTGCACGGTTTTTGAGacttaaatcaaataaaaaaaactcTATCAAATTAATAGGAAAtatattgaattaaatttattttgatattttaattcgatttgaattatttattaagAGTCAAACCATGATTGTATCCACCAAAAtcatatcaaataaaaataatttatacatatattatttttttaatttttaatatatattatatatatttatatatatataattatgaattaaatataatttagtattatattttattttttttatattttttaataactttaattataaatataataaattacttcataatttttaattatacataatatatatatatatttattaataattatatttatattttatagttaaatattatatgatgaatatttaaaatatttattatataatatatttaatatatatatatatatatatattttataattaaaaattatataatttaaaaataataaaaaaatatattatataatatattatgtattaataatttaatttaaaaattaaatattaattaaatataattaagaaaaataattatataaaattattttaataataaaaattaaatcaaaattatgtTAAATTGAATCTTTTTATTCAATTCTTATTTCAAAGCAGACTccgaacaaagaaaaaaaaaaccctaattcCAAGTGTGAGGAGAGAAGCTTCGCAGTCTTGAAAACGTGAGGAAACAAAACAGGCAAGTGGTTGGCGTTGTCAGTCAACAATGCAGAGGACAATTTTGTGATTAAAAATTAGAGAACGTTGAACTCTCTCCCCTTTGTCAGCTAAGATTTCGCCACGTGTCTTCATCTCAGCCGCTGCTCGCCATAGAGGAATGTGAAGAAAAGTTCCAGAATCAAACCATTCGACATCTCCCATTAGACATTTCAAtggttttttaaaaaaaaaaattaatatataaaattactatcatGCCACTAACCTTAAGATCTACTCGAGTGTGCTAATGCTATGCTTACTCGCTCTTCTAGTCGTCAAGATGGATGCTTACAAACACTGAATGGCTGTGATTATAATCAGTTATGAGGattattttttaatcaaataataaaaataagggCAATTATGTAATTTCAAATATTCCCGTGTCGCCACCCAGAAAGCTCTAACCTTCCCCTTTCTATCTCTTAAATTCTAAATCAGGTTCCTGTTCTCTTTGCTTGTTGAACGCAGTCGAAACCCTAGCGATCATCATTCTGTGTTTGAATTTTTTTTGTGTACCGAGAGAGCTCAGAAGAAAGAAATGGCGACATTCGAGCAAGCTCCACCCGGTGATCCAAAGGCCGGAGAGAAGATCTTTAAGACTAAATGCGCCCAGTGCCACACCGTCGAAAAGGGCGCCGGCCACAAACAAGGTATATTATATCTATGATTAGGTTTCTATTttcgatttttttttatatctggATCAACTGGAGTTTTATTTGGTTTTCTCTAGTGGATCTGGTTTAGATTGGGTCAGTTAttgagttttattttttattttttattttttatgcagGACCCAATTTGAATGGGCTTTTCGGAAGGCAATCTGGGACAACTGCTGGGTATTCCTACTCTGCAGCTAACAAGAACATGGCTGTGATATGGGAAGAGAAGGCTTTGTACGATTACTTGCTCAATCCGAAGAAGGTATATAaccattttctttcttatttgtatCCTTGTTAACTTAGTATTTGGAAATTGGTTTGTTCTGCAACTAGATAGATCAAATTGTTGGAGTAGATTCTGTGGTGAGTGGAGAAATTTTTGTATTTCTATTGGTTGCTAATGATGGGAAGTTTTAGGTGGTAGCAAGCTTTATGTTTGAAGTTTGGTTGTCTAGGATTCCCTTTCCCTATAACTTGTTTAATATTAGTGCAATAAATTTGATTTCCATATTGATTGATGGGTTTGTTCAAGATATTTGCTTTCATTATGTTGATTTTTTAGGGGTACCACCGCCACAGCCAAAAAGCTTAACAAATGCTGTAAATGGACATTACCAAAGTTACCCTTCTCAATTTATGCTCTGTTTTtttctccaaaaaaaaaaaagctctgtTTTATTCATTCAGCTTATCATCTGTTCATTGTTCATCTTCCCCTATCAATTTCTTAACCCTTCTCTATTTCTTTCTCTCTCCTCACAACATGTACCTCTGTTTTTTCTTCTTTTCAGAATCATTAGGTGTTTGCCTAATTCTTTTCAAAGAAAGATGATGTGGACTAAATTTAGATCCTTGCAAGTTGAGTTAAATAACTCAATCTTGAGTTTTGATCATCTATTGGTGTATTCAAGACCGAAAAGACATAAAACAAGGTCATTAGGAAAAGAGAAATAAGTTTCAACTTTTGATTAGTCATCTTGAATAAATGAAAATATAAGATGGTTAACTAAGAATTGATaattgacctagaagtattacacattttcaaggatttaatccaaaattgtttagagtggagaatACATATAGTCCACCCCAAATTTTTTGGgacaaaggcttagttgagttgaattgagttgagcaaCTAAGAATTGATAATTGTCTTTAAGATCTGGGCAAGAGTTAATTATTTGCACTCAAATTAGAGAGAaaaggttgaaaaatattgatttTCAGTGTCAATTTATTTTGCGGTGGGGTTTCAGGGCTGCTTCAGTGCAGCTGCCATGGTGGTTACACAAGATGATTTCTACATGTTTGTGTATCCATTCCAATCTGGTCTTGGCTTTGGGTTCTGATGGGCTTTACGATATGACATCTTTTCTTCTTTACTAGTTTCTGTTATAAACAGTCAAGTTTGTGTTTGAGAATGCTAAATATCCTTGTGTACAAGCTCAATCCTAGATTCCTTGGTGGTGTGGTGGGAATGGTGGTGCCTGGCAGGTTCCTTGTGTACACTTCTGTTAGGTGTAACtatgtttcaatttttttttaaagattatTAGGATAAAGAGAATGTTTGTTGCAGAAATGGTGACTGAGGGAGCAAATGAAAATGAAACAATAAATACATCATACTAAAGTTTCCTTCTTTATCTTTTGTTTTGGACCAATAAGTTATTCAAATGGTTTCAACTTGTTGTAACCGCCTTTTTTGATATAAACCTAGTTGGGCATTTGAGAATGAAGCAttgttgaaataaaatatggcatTGTTCTGCTGTGCTTCGTGGCAA includes:
- the LOC110669006 gene encoding cytochrome c; this encodes MATFEQAPPGDPKAGEKIFKTKCAQCHTVEKGAGHKQGPNLNGLFGRQSGTTAGYSYSAANKNMAVIWEEKALYDYLLNPKKYIPGTKMVFPGLKKPQERADLIAYLKDATA